In Oxalobacteraceae bacterium OTU3CINTB1, the sequence CGGCGTTCGGCTTGCTGTGTGCGCTGGGCATCCGTTACCCGCTGCAAATGCTGCCCGTGTTGTTGTGGGAACTGACCTGGAAAACCATCTGGCTGCTGGTGGTCGCGCTGCCGGCGTGGCGCGCCGGCCCGCTGGACCAGTCGATGCTGGAAAACCTGTTCGCGGTCGGACTGGTCGTCATCATCCCGATCGCCATGCCGTGGGGCTACGTGGCCGCCAGGTACTGGAAGCAACCGGGCGACCGCTGGAGCCGTTCAGTGTCGCACTGAGCGCGAGCGCGGCCGGACGGCTCGCGGCGAGTCGCCGGCCGCGAGCGCTTACGCCTTGGCGGCGAGCACACGGATGGCGGCAACCAGCCGGTCCAGGTCCGACGTGCGGGTGAAGAAGGCCGGCGTCACGCGGATGCAGGCGCCGCCCACCGGGCCGCTGCGCGCGACGGTGAAAATGCCATGCTCGTCCATCAGCCGTTTGGCCAGCGCCACGTTGTCCTCGAAACTGGTCTTGCCGCGCAGGCGGAAGGAGGTCACCGCGCCGTACATGCCGGGCTCCTCGGGCGTGAGGATCTGCACGCCCGGCACGTCCAGCACGCGCCGCACCCAGTAGTCGCGCAGTTCGCGCAGTCGGGCGCTGCGCTCGGCCAGCGGAATCTGGCCGTGGTATTTCAGCGCGGCGGGGATGGTCATGACGCTGGCGGCGTTGACCGTGCCGGAATGGACGCGCGCGCGGATGTCGGTGGCCGGGTAGCTGCTGTTGCCCAGCTGGATATCGATGTCTTGCAGGCGCGATTCGCGGATGTACAGGAAGCCCAGCCCCAGCGGCGCCCCTATCCATTTGTGCAGGTTGGCGCCGACGAAATCGGCGCCGAGGTCCGGGATGCGGAAATCGAGCTGGCCCCAGGACTGCGCGATGTCGACGATGACGTCGACGTTGCGGCGCTTGGCCAGCGCGACGATCTCGGCCACCGGTATCACCAGGCCGGTGCGGTGGCTGATGTGCGTCAGCAGCAGCAGGCGGGTGCGCGGATGCTGCCGCAACGCCTGTTCGTAAGTGTCGATCACCACATGGCGCGTGGCCGGTTCGGGAATGCGCACCGTCGCGACATTGGCGCCGCGACGGCGCGCCAGGTCGTTCATCGCGTCGATCATGGTGTCGTAGTCGAGGTTGCCGACCATGACGGTGTCGCCGGCCTTGAGCGGCCGGTAATTGGCGATCAGGTTTTGCAGCGACTCGCTGGCGCCCCGGGTGATGGCGATTTCCCCGGTGGCGACGCCGGCATGCGCGGCCAGGCTGGCGCGGATGGCTTCGATTCCGTCGCGGTCGAACTGGCTGCGCAGATAGCGCGAGTTCTGCCGGTTCAAGGTGTCGATGTTGCGTTTGAAGTCGTCGGCCACCGGCGTCGGCATGATGCCGTAGTAGGCGTTCTCCAGATTGATGAAGTCGGGCGCCACATCGTAATGCGCGGCCAGGCTCTCCCATTTGCCGGAGGCTTCGGTTGCGGCGGCGCCGCGCGGTGCGGCGGCGAGGCCGACACCGCCAAGGGCCAGGCCGGCGACATCGCGCAACCAGTGACGTCGGTTTCGGGGGAGGGTGATCATCATGCTCCTTGATTTCGATTATTGGTTACTCGAAATTATTGCACTATTGGCCCGTAGTTGCAATATAGTTGCATTTAGATTTTTCCGACGGATCGGACCCTCCCACCAACGTTGTCTGTCATGGGAGGGCTACGGAAACACCTATGGTTTCGCAGGGCCGCCCAGGCGCAACATCAGCACGCTGTGCGGCGCCAGCCTCGCTCGCAGCGTGCCGCTGGTGTCGCCCGTCTTTTTGCTCCACAGGTCGGACCAGCGGTAGACGTTCTCCTTGAAATCGACCGACCGCTTGCTCAGGTCATCGGTCAGCACTTGCTTCTTCCAGTCATGTTGAACGTCGGCCGCCTGGTTGGAACGGTTCAGGAACATCAGTGCCCATTCGCCACCGTCGAGCGGCTTGGCATAGACCTCCAGCGGACCGTCGGCCAATACGCGCAGCGCTTGAATACCCAGCTTGTCCTGGCTCACCGCGATCACGCCGGGGTTGGTCAGGATGCGGCGGGTCGACTCCGACATGGAACGCAGGTCGTTGCCCAGGATCAGGGGCGAGGCCATCATGGCCCAGATCGACAGATGGGCGCGGTCTTCATCTTCGCTCATGCCGTTGCCCACTTCGAGCATGTCCATGTCGTTCCAGCGGCCGGGCCCGGCGAACTTGCGCAGGTTGTCGTCGGCATGCTTGTCGAGGATGCGCAGCACGCCCAGGCCGGTCGAAAAGCCGGGACTGAACTGGCAGTCGAAGCAATTATAGATATCGGGCGTGGTGCGCCACGAATGGCCGACCTGGCCGGCCCATTCCCACGGCTTGCTCATGCCCCATTCGCAGATGCTGAACACCATCGGACGGCCGGCCTTGGCGATCGCGTCGCGCATCGTCGTGTAGGCCGCTTCGGCGTTCAAGCCCGGGGTGTCGCACCAGTCGTACTTGACGTAATCGATGCCCCAGCGCGCATAGCTCCGCGCATCCTGGTACTCGTGGCCGCGGCTGCCGGGACGGCCGCCGCAGGTGGTCGCGCCGGCGTCCGAGTAGATGCCCAGTTTGAGTCCCTTGCCATGCACATAGTCCGCCAGCGCTTTCATGCCGGACGGGAAGCGCTTGGCAACCGGTCTCTCAACGATGAACTGCATTCTGCCGGCCTTGTGCATGGGCCGCAATTCTCAAAATCATCAATGTGGGGAGTCATTTTTCGTGCGCGGGTGAGGCTAAATCGCACAAATGCGACATTCACATGAAAAAAACGCAAGATGCTTTGAGTCGAACGAGGTTTTGCGATAAAGTGAGCCACTTCAAAGCTTTCTTTTCCTTGCGTTTGGCTTTCGAAATATGTTTAAAGCGAGCTTTGGGTCAAGATCATGCGGTGCGAAATAAAACGAAAGTGTCAATCAGGTCAGCGCACGCCAGCGGTTGCAGGGTTCCATCCCCTGAGGTGTAGGCGCGTTCGGACAGTCTTTTGGTTTGCCCCGCATCGCCTTCGCTGCTCCGACAACTTAAAGGAACCGTTTAATGAGTCACCTGCACCGCCGCGCGCACGCCGCCACTCATCCTCGCCTGGTACTGAATCCACTCACTTCCGCCTGCTTGCTCGCACTGGCGGCGGTCGCCGCGCCGGCGCGCGCCCAGCAGGATGCCGTCACCCCCGATGGCGAGGAGGTTGCCAAGGTTGTCGTGACCGGCGCCCGCGCCAGCCTGCAGCAGTCGCTGGCGCTCAAGCGCAACTCCGCCGTCGTGCAGGACAGCATCAGCGCGACCGAACTTGGCCGCTTCCCCGACAACAACGTGGCCGATTCGCTGAGCCATATCACCGGCGTTTCGATCTCCCGCACGGCCGGCGGTGAAGGGCAAAAGGTCAGCATTCGCGGTCTGGGTCCCGACTACACCATCACCACCTTCAACGGCCGCCTGCTGGGCACCGACAGCGCGGGCCGCTACTTTGCCTTCGACGTCTTGCCGGCCGACGTCATCAGCGGCGCGGATGTCGTCAAGTCGACCCAGGCGCAGTTGATCGAAGGCGCCATCGGCGGCCTCGTGAACCTGCGCTCCGCCAGCCCGTTCGACCAGAAAGGCCAGCGCGGCCTGCTGCGCGCGGAAGCCGACCGCAACCAGATGAGCAGCCTGAACGGCAAGAAGCTGTCCGGCACCTACAGCAACACTTTCGGCGACCAGCTCGGCGTGCTGCTCGGCGTCGTCTACGCCAAGCGCGACGTGCGCACCGATACGGCCGGCAACGACGGCGGCTGGTCGCGCAATCCGATCCCCAGCGACCCGAGCCAGTTCTGGGAGTCGGGCAATACCTGGGGCGGCGCCATCGATCCCAACGGCAACGGCATCCTCGACCGCGACGAAGAAGGCCTGATCGGACCCGGCCAGTTCCGTTTCGGCTCCATCATGGAGAAGAAGGAGCGCTTGGCGTTCTCGGGCAAGGTGGAGTGGCGGCCCAGCAGCGACGTCAAAGTGGTTGTCGACGGTTTCAAGACCCGGCTCGACTCGCCCCAGGTCGGCTACCAGCTGTCGTTCTACCCGCTGTTCGCGCCGGGCCGCTGGTCGGACATGAAGGTCAGCAACGGCGTCGTGTCTGACCTCACCTTGTCGGGTGCCGACCCGGAAATGCGGCTCAACCCGGAGATACTCAACAAGACCGAGTACCGCGTGGTCGATACGGCGATGGTTGGCGCCAAGGCGGACTGGAAGATTTCGCCGGCGCTCAAAGTCACGGGCGACATCTACGAGTCCACGTCCAAGCGCCATTCCGGCGGCAAGGACAGCTACGTCGTGCTGCGCATGAACCAGCCCAACGTCACGCGCATCCGGCTCACCGGCGCCGCCGTGCCCGATGTGACGACCACCTTCGCCGACGGCCGCGACCTGCAGAGCGGCCTGGCGCAGGGCCTGTTCAAGGCCAGCGATTTCAACACCCACTTTTACAGCCGGGCGGGCGACAACATCGACGACCGCATCCGTGGCGCAACGGCAAGCGCCGAGTGGAAGCTGGATCGCTTTAACATCAGCCAGCTGAATTTCGGCCTGAGCCAGACCAATCGCAAGAAGTCGCGCGACATGGTCAACAACGCCTTCAATGGCGGCCAGGATCATTACTCGGGACAGAACGCGATCGACGTGGGGACCCTGGGCGGCAACGTCATCAACCAGACCCTGACCCCCAAGGGATTCCTGTCTGGCGTGGGCGGCAACTTTCCGCGCAGCTTCCTCGGCTTTGACATCGCCAACTATGCGCAGGCATTGCAGGCCTACGACGGCAAGCCGCGTCCGGGCGGCGGCGTCTACAGCTCGGCCTTGTCGGCGCCTGCCTGGAACCCGCTGGAAAGCTACCGCGTCGGCGAGAAGACCACTGCGGCCTACGTGCAAGCGGATCTGGCCGGCGACAGCTGGAACGCCGACCTCGGCGTGCGCTTGGTGCACACCAAAACCACCGCGCAGGCCTGGGACGCGAAGATCACCGACATCATTGAAAATGGCGCCTTCAACTACACGGCCGTCTACGCCACGCCGTCGGCTGTCGAACAGGATTCCAGCTACACTTTCGCGCTGCCGGCGGCCAACTTCACCTACATGCTCACCGACGCCCTCCAGTTGCGGCTCGGCGCCGCCAAGACGATGGCGCGCCCGTCGGTGGACAAGCTCGCTCCTTCCAGTACCACCGCCAGCATTTCCTGGGGCGACTTCACGCAGATCTACGGCGGCAATGCCGAGCTCAAGCCGTACACCGCGCGCCAGGCCGACGTCTCGCTGGAGTGGTATTTCGCCAAGGACTCCGCGTTTACGGTCGCCGTCTACCAGAAGAACATCAAGAACCAGATCACCAGCCTCTGGTTGTCGGGCCAGGACATCGGCGCGCCCGGCGGCCGGTTGTTCAACGTGCAGCGTCCCGTCAACGGCGACAAGGCCACCGCGCGCGGCGTCGAGATCGGCCTGCAATACCTGTTCGACAATGGCTTCGGCGTACGCGCGCAGTACACGCGCAACCGCTCGCGCAGCTGGGTGAACGGTACCGAACGCCCGCTCGAGGGCATCGCGCCAGCGACCGCGTCGTTGGGCTTGCTGTACGAACGGGGCCCGTGGAGCATGAGCACCACGGCCGACTACACCGATGCCTTCGTCACCGCCACCAATGTGATCGGCGCCGGCTTCAACGAGACGGCCAACGCCGTGACGTGGCTGACCGCCCAATTGGCCTACGAGGTTAACAAGTCGCTGCGCATCAGCATCGAAGGCAACAACCTGACCGATGCGGTGCAGAAGCCTACGCTGGGCAACGGCACCATCAGCCTTCCCAACGGCTATTACCGCTACGGCCGATCCATCACCTTGGGTGCAAGCTTGAAGTTTTGACTATCTCAATGAAAACAAGTAAAGGGTTACGCATGCCAGATTGCCGGTCCAATAACGGAAAATTACACCGGCCCGCTGTCGTTCGCGGGCTGCTGGCGGCGGCGCTGGCCATGCTGGTCATGCCGGGCGTCGCCATGTCCGGCGACGATCCACTGGCGCCGGCGGCGCGGTGGGAAGGACGCGCAGGGGGAGGGGCGGCCACGCCGCCGATGGGCTGGAACAGCTGGAATGCGTTTCGTACCGAAGTCGACGAGGACAAGGTCATCGGCGCCGCCCGGGTGCTGGTCGACAGCGGGTTGGCGGCGCTCGGCTACCGGTATGTCAACGTCGACGATGGCTGGTGGCTCAAGCGACGCCAGGGCGATGGACGTTTGCAGATACGCACGAATATCTTCCCGTCGGCAGCCACCGGAGGCAAGGATGGGACCAGTTTCAAACCGTTTACGGACAAGCTGCACGCCATGGGCCTGAAAGCCGGCATTTATACCGACATCGGTCGCAATGCCTGTTCGCAGGCCTATGACCTGCACTCGCCCAATCTGCCGCAAGGCACGACCGCCGAGCGCGAAATTGGACTCGATGGGCATGTCGAGCAGGACATCGAACTGTATTTCAAGGAATGGGGCTTCGATTACATCAAGATCGACGCTTGCGGCCTCGCCGACTTCGTGCCCGGCTCGCCGTTGGTGGCACAGCAGCAGTACCGCGCTGTCGCCCCGCTGATCGACCGCGGCGCGATCAACCGCACCGATAGCGACGCGGTGCGGGCCCGGTACGAGGCGGTTGCCGCGGCCCTCAAGGCCGCCAATGCGGACGACGACTACATCCTGTCGATCTGCGCCTGGGGCATGGCGAATGTCCGTTCGTGGGGCAAGGACGTCGGCAACCTGTGGCGCACGAGCAGCGACATCACGCCCAGCTGGACCAGCATGCTGCATAACTTCGACAGCGCGGCGAAGCGCGCGCTCTACGCCGGCCCCGGCCACTGGAACGATCCGGACATCCTGCACATCGGGCACGAGGCTTTCGATGCGGACCATTTGGTGGAAGCGCGCTCGCACTTTACCTTGTGGGCGATGATCAACGCGCCGCTGCTGATCAGCTACGACCTGCGCACTGGACCGGCTTCGCTGCTGGGCGTGCTGGGCAACGCGGATCTGGTTCGCCTCAACCAGGACAAGGCGGGACACCAGGCGGTGGTGGCCTACGACTCCGACGATGCGCAGATCATCGTCAAGACGCTGGGCGAGGGCGACCGCAAGGCCGTGGCGCTGTTCAACCGTGGCGCGACGCCGACCCCGGTGGTCTTGCTCGCCAGTCATCTGAAGTTGGCCGACGATGCGCCGGTCGTCCTGCGGGACCTTTGGACCAAGGAGCGGTCGACCTTCAGCGGCGAACAGGCGTTCACGTTGGCCCCGCACGAAACGCGCGTGTTCGAAGCGACCGGCAAGCGGCGCTTGTCGAACGGCGTCTACCTGTCCGAAATTCCCGGCGCGATCAACGTCGCCGTCGATGGCACCCGGCAGCCGGAGCTCGACCCGACCATCCATCGCATGATCGACCCCTGGACCGGCACGCGCTCCGGTGGAACGCGACCCCAGTACGCGGGCTGGGGCGGCGCGCAGGCGGACACCACGCCTTTCGGCCAGACGCTGCAGATTGCCGGACAGCCGTTCGAATCCGGCCTCGGCGTGCTGTCCAATTCACGGCTTCAAGTCCGCAACGACGCTGGCCATGCGCTGCTGATGGCGTCGGTGGGCGTGGATGATTCCTCCGGCAAGGCGAGTCCGGGCGTACGGTTTTTTGTCTATGGCGATGGCAAGCTGCTTGCCGAAAGCCCGGTGACGGTCTGGGGCGGCAAGGCGGCCCCGATCAGGGCCGATATCAAGGGCGTCAAGCTCATCGAGTTGGTGGCGCGGAACACGAAGCGGGAACCGGTGCAGCCGACGGTGGCGACCTGGGGCGATGTGCGTCTGGTCACCGACGCCGCTGCGGCGCGTTGATGCTGCGCCGTCCTGCCGCTGCGGTCCCTTAACCGGCCGGCTGCGCGGCCAGCCATTGAACCAGCGCGGCGCTCTCGAGCGGCCGGCTGTACAGGTAGCCCTGGCCCTTGTCGCAGCCCTGGCCATGGGCCACGCCGGCCTGTTCGACGGTTTCGATCCCTTCGGCCACCGTGTTCATGCCCAGGCTGCGCGCCACCAGCACCGTCGCTTCGATCAATACCTTGTGGTGGGCGCTGCCGGCCGCCAGGGTGATAAACGAGCGGTCGATCTTGACGGTGTCGACGGGCAGCAGGTGCAGGCTCGACAGCGATGAATAACCGGTGCCGAAATCGTCGAGCGCCAGCTTCACGCCCAGCCTTTTCAGGCCGAGCAGTTGCTGCTGGATGTCGGCGCCTTGCGCCGCCAGGCTCTCGGTGATCTCGAGCTGCAACTGCTGCGCCGGCATGCCGCTGGCGGCGAGGATGGCGGCGACCTTGTCGCACAGGTCGGACTCGGCCAGCTGCGCGCGCGACAGGTTGACCGCCAGCAGACGGGGCGCACCGGCGCCCAGCTGGCCTTGCCATGCGACGAAATCGCGGCAGGCCGTGGCCAGCACCTGCTCGCCGATCGCATGGATCATGCCGGTCGATTCGGCAACGCCGATGAACTCGATCGGCGCGACCAGGCCGCGCACCGGGTGGCGCCAGCGCACCAGCGCCTCGACGCCGGCGGCGGGATCGATCCGGCCGTCGTCCATCAGGCCGACCACGGGCTGGTACACATTGAACAGTTCGCCGCGCTCGACCGCCGTGCGCAAATCCGCCTCCAGGCTGCTGCGCAACAAG encodes:
- a CDS encoding aminotransferase class V-fold PLP-dependent enzyme; translated protein: MITLPRNRRHWLRDVAGLALGGVGLAAAPRGAAATEASGKWESLAAHYDVAPDFINLENAYYGIMPTPVADDFKRNIDTLNRQNSRYLRSQFDRDGIEAIRASLAAHAGVATGEIAITRGASESLQNLIANYRPLKAGDTVMVGNLDYDTMIDAMNDLARRRGANVATVRIPEPATRHVVIDTYEQALRQHPRTRLLLLTHISHRTGLVIPVAEIVALAKRRNVDVIVDIAQSWGQLDFRIPDLGADFVGANLHKWIGAPLGLGFLYIRESRLQDIDIQLGNSSYPATDIRARVHSGTVNAASVMTIPAALKYHGQIPLAERSARLRELRDYWVRRVLDVPGVQILTPEEPGMYGAVTSFRLRGKTSFEDNVALAKRLMDEHGIFTVARSGPVGGACIRVTPAFFTRTSDLDRLVAAIRVLAAKA
- a CDS encoding glycoside hydrolase family 27 protein — translated: MQFIVERPVAKRFPSGMKALADYVHGKGLKLGIYSDAGATTCGGRPGSRGHEYQDARSYARWGIDYVKYDWCDTPGLNAEAAYTTMRDAIAKAGRPMVFSICEWGMSKPWEWAGQVGHSWRTTPDIYNCFDCQFSPGFSTGLGVLRILDKHADDNLRKFAGPGRWNDMDMLEVGNGMSEDEDRAHLSIWAMMASPLILGNDLRSMSESTRRILTNPGVIAVSQDKLGIQALRVLADGPLEVYAKPLDGGEWALMFLNRSNQAADVQHDWKKQVLTDDLSKRSVDFKENVYRWSDLWSKKTGDTSGTLRARLAPHSVLMLRLGGPAKP
- a CDS encoding TonB-dependent receptor → MSHLHRRAHAATHPRLVLNPLTSACLLALAAVAAPARAQQDAVTPDGEEVAKVVVTGARASLQQSLALKRNSAVVQDSISATELGRFPDNNVADSLSHITGVSISRTAGGEGQKVSIRGLGPDYTITTFNGRLLGTDSAGRYFAFDVLPADVISGADVVKSTQAQLIEGAIGGLVNLRSASPFDQKGQRGLLRAEADRNQMSSLNGKKLSGTYSNTFGDQLGVLLGVVYAKRDVRTDTAGNDGGWSRNPIPSDPSQFWESGNTWGGAIDPNGNGILDRDEEGLIGPGQFRFGSIMEKKERLAFSGKVEWRPSSDVKVVVDGFKTRLDSPQVGYQLSFYPLFAPGRWSDMKVSNGVVSDLTLSGADPEMRLNPEILNKTEYRVVDTAMVGAKADWKISPALKVTGDIYESTSKRHSGGKDSYVVLRMNQPNVTRIRLTGAAVPDVTTTFADGRDLQSGLAQGLFKASDFNTHFYSRAGDNIDDRIRGATASAEWKLDRFNISQLNFGLSQTNRKKSRDMVNNAFNGGQDHYSGQNAIDVGTLGGNVINQTLTPKGFLSGVGGNFPRSFLGFDIANYAQALQAYDGKPRPGGGVYSSALSAPAWNPLESYRVGEKTTAAYVQADLAGDSWNADLGVRLVHTKTTAQAWDAKITDIIENGAFNYTAVYATPSAVEQDSSYTFALPAANFTYMLTDALQLRLGAAKTMARPSVDKLAPSSTTASISWGDFTQIYGGNAELKPYTARQADVSLEWYFAKDSAFTVAVYQKNIKNQITSLWLSGQDIGAPGGRLFNVQRPVNGDKATARGVEIGLQYLFDNGFGVRAQYTRNRSRSWVNGTERPLEGIAPATASLGLLYERGPWSMSTTADYTDAFVTATNVIGAGFNETANAVTWLTAQLAYEVNKSLRISIEGNNLTDAVQKPTLGNGTISLPNGYYRYGRSITLGASLKF
- a CDS encoding NPCBM/NEW2 domain-containing protein; the protein is MPDCRSNNGKLHRPAVVRGLLAAALAMLVMPGVAMSGDDPLAPAARWEGRAGGGAATPPMGWNSWNAFRTEVDEDKVIGAARVLVDSGLAALGYRYVNVDDGWWLKRRQGDGRLQIRTNIFPSAATGGKDGTSFKPFTDKLHAMGLKAGIYTDIGRNACSQAYDLHSPNLPQGTTAEREIGLDGHVEQDIELYFKEWGFDYIKIDACGLADFVPGSPLVAQQQYRAVAPLIDRGAINRTDSDAVRARYEAVAAALKAANADDDYILSICAWGMANVRSWGKDVGNLWRTSSDITPSWTSMLHNFDSAAKRALYAGPGHWNDPDILHIGHEAFDADHLVEARSHFTLWAMINAPLLISYDLRTGPASLLGVLGNADLVRLNQDKAGHQAVVAYDSDDAQIIVKTLGEGDRKAVALFNRGATPTPVVLLASHLKLADDAPVVLRDLWTKERSTFSGEQAFTLAPHETRVFEATGKRRLSNGVYLSEIPGAINVAVDGTRQPELDPTIHRMIDPWTGTRSGGTRPQYAGWGGAQADTTPFGQTLQIAGQPFESGLGVLSNSRLQVRNDAGHALLMASVGVDDSSGKASPGVRFFVYGDGKLLAESPVTVWGGKAAPIRADIKGVKLIELVARNTKREPVQPTVATWGDVRLVTDAAAAR